In Mycoplasma mobile 163K, the genomic stretch AGTCCAAGTGAATGTTTAGAGATTTTGATTTCAAAAAATAGAAGACTAAAACCCCTTGCTTTAGCTGAATTGAGAAACTATGCTTTAAGACCTTTTATTAATGAAATTAACCAGCTATTTCAAAAAGAAGAAATCGAAATTCAAATAAAGGCCTCTATCTATGAATTCTTATGTGAACAAGATATAAATTTTGAATTCAAAATTGGTAAAGAATCACTCAATCCAGTCAAAAACAAATCATTAGTAAATAACTCATTTTATTTATTAAATAGGAATAAAATTAATGAAAAAACATTTAAGGATGTTTCTATAACTAATGTGGCTCTAGAAATTTTAAATTCATATTGTGCAACTGTTTTTCCAGAGGCAATTCTTATTGGAGAAAAAGACTATAGCACTGAATTTATTTACATTGCTAAAAAATTATTGGGTATCGAAAAGGATGAGGAAAAAACTCCTTTATGTGATATTATATATAGTAGGATTTTTTCAAACAATTCTTAAAAGAAAAAAACATAGGAGACTTTATGACAAAAACAGAAATTAACAAAAAAGATTGAGAAATAAATGTAGTTGTTTCTTCAGAAAAAAAATTATGAAAAGCAAAACAAGATTTAGCTCTTTCAAATTTAGCGAAAACTTTAAAAATCAAAGGTTTTAGACCAGGAAAAGCAAGTGTGGAAGCTGCTAAAAAACACTTAAATCCAGAACAAATTCAAGAAGAAGCAGTTAAACTAATTGCAAATGATTTAGTAAAAATTGCATCTGAATCAATAGATGAGAGTTATATTGTTCTTGATTCACCAATTTATGAAGTTGAAAAAATGTCAGATGCAGAACTTGATTTGAAATTTTCATATCCAATTTATCCTGAATTTAAAATAAAAAATTATAAATCTTTAAAAGTAACTTTAAGTAGAGCAAAAGTTTCGAAGGAAGATGTCGATTCAGAAATTGAAAAAATAAGAGAAAAAAATGCATTATTAATTAAGAAAACTAAAGATCAAGGAAAAGTAGCAAAAACAGACACTGTTAATATTGATTATGTTGGAAAAATTGATGGAGAAGAATTTGATGGCGGAAAAGCATCTTCACATGAATTAGTAATTGGTTCAAAATCTTTTATTGATAATTTTGAAGACCAACTTATTGGTTTTAAATCAGGAGATAAAGTAGAAGTTAAGGTGTCATTTCCAGATGATTATCATTCAAGTAAATTTGCTGGAAAAAAAGCAATTTTTGATGTAAAAATCAATGATGTTTTTACAAAGGAAAAACCTGTTAAAAACGATGATCTAGTTAAGTTTCTTAATAATCCAAAATTAAAAACTTTAGCAGAAATGGAAAATTATTTCAAAGATCTTATTAAAAATGAAAAAGATGAAAAATCAAAGGCAAGTTTTAAAAAAGATATTTTTGAAAAAATAATGAATGAAAATGAAATTCCAGTTCCTAGATTAATCTTAATGAAAGAAACTACTAATGCCATTAGAGAATTTGAAAAAGATGTTAAAAAATATGGATTCACAGTAGAAAAATATTTAAAAATGCTTAATATGAACTCAAAAGATTTTGTAACTAATTTAAATAAAGAATCAGAATTGAAATTGAAAGAAGCTTTAATTTACACAGAAATTTCTAAACTAGAAAAAATTGAAGCTCAACCTGAAGATTATGATGTTAAATATAAAAAGTTTGCAAAACTATATAATGTAAGTTTAGATTCAGTAAAATCAATGATTACACAACAACAAGCTCAAGTAGCGATCGTAAACGAAAAAATTTTAGAATTTTTAATCAAACATAATGCAATTGAAAAAAATTCTGTTGGAGAAGAACCCAAATTGTCAACTACAAAAAAAGTAGTTGAACCAACAGAAGAAAAAACAAGAAAGGATTCTAAAATGTCAACAAAAAAACCAGCTGCAAAACCAGCTGCAAAACCTGCAGCAGCAACAAAAAAACCAGTTAAAAAATAATTTAAAACTAAATTTTTACCCAAACCTATTTTACGGTTTGGGTTTATTTTTAAAATTTTGCTTTTTTAAAAAGGTTTTTTTGTTGTAAAATTACAATATGAAATTTTTAAAAAACATTAAATCACTTGAATTTAGATTAGCAGAATCAATGTTAAAGTCAATTAATGATTTAAAAGAAAAATATCTTGCCTTTAGTGATGAAGAATTAAAAAACATGACAAATGTTTTTAAAGAGAAGTTGAAAAAAAATGTTTCTTTAGAATCAATTAGAATTGATGCTTTTGCAGTTGCAAGAGAAGCTACTTTTAGAGTTTTAAAAAAACGCCCCTATGATGTTCAAATGATTGGTGGATTAATTTTAGATTTTGGTTCAGTTGCAGAGATGAAAACAGGAGAAGGAAAAACAATTACTTCAATTGCTCCTGTTTATTTAAATGCTTTAAAAGGTAGTGGAGTAATTGTAAGCACTGTAAATGAATATTTAGCAGAACGTGATGCTGCTGAGATGGGCGAGGTTTTTAAATGACTAGGTTTAAGTGTTGGATTAAACAAAGCGAACATGCCATCAAATTTAAAAAGAGCAGCATATAAATGTGATATCACTTATTCTGTTCATTCAGAGTTAGGATTCGATTATCTTAGAGATAATATGGTTAATTCTTTTGAAGAAAAAGTTCAAAGAGACTTGAACTTTGCTTTAATTGATGAAGTTGATTCAATTTTGATAGATGAAGCAAAAACTCCTCTTATTATTTCTGGTGGAAAAAGTGATGAAGTTTCTCTTTATGCAGTTACTGATCAATTTGTAAGAACTTTAGATCACGTTGATTATGCAATTGATGAGGAAACAAAAGCAATAAATTTAACAGCTCAAGGAATTGAAAAAACTAAAAAATTTTTCAATTTTAATTCATTATACAATTTAGAAAATAGCGAATTAATACATAGATTACAAAATGCTTTAAGAGCTCATAAAGTTATGAAAAAAGATGTTGAGTATGTTGTTCTAAATGGGAAAATTGAATTAGTAGATACTTTCACTGGAAGAATAATGGAAGGAAGAAGTTATTCTGAGGGTTTACAACAAGCAATTCAAGCAAAAGAGCTAGTTGAAATTGATCCTGAAACTAAAACTTTAGCTACAATTACTTACCAAAATTTTTTTCGTCTATTTAAAAAATTATCAGGAATGACAGGAACGGGTAAAACAGAAGAACAAGAATTCATAGATATTTACAATATGAGAGTTACAGAAATTCCTACTAATGTTCCAATTGCAAGAATTGATCACCCTGAAAAAGTTTATGTTACATTTCAAGCAAAATATAAAGCAGTTGTTGAAGAGATAAAAAGATTACATGCTAAAAAGCAACCTATTTTAGTAGGTACTTCTCAAGTTGAAGAATCAGAATACTTGCATCAGCTATTACTTAAAGAGAATTTACCTCATACTGTTTTAAATGCTAAACAAAATAAAAATGAAGCGGATATTATTGCTAAAGCAGGAATTGCAGGAGCAATTACAATTGCAACAAATATGGCAGGTCGTGGAACCGATATTAAACCTGATGCAGAATCTTTAAAGCAAGGTGGTTTATTTGTTTTAGGTACAGATAAATCTGAGGCAAGAAGAATTGATAATCAACTTAAAGGAAGAAGTGGAAGACAAGGTGATGTTGGTGAAAGTAGATTTTTTATCTCAATTGATGATCAATTGATAAGACGTTTTTCATTACAAGATAAGTGAAAAGAAATTTTTGCTGAGTATAAAGATAATGAAATTATTGATAAACAAATAAAAAAGGCATTTGATAAAGCTCAGAGAAAAATTGAAGGTTTTAACTATGATAATCGAAAAAATGTTTTAAATTATGATGATGTAATAAGACAACAAAGAGATATTATTTATTCTCAAAGAGATTCAATTTTACTTCAGGATGACTTATCACTTGTTGTTGAAAAAATGATTCAAAGAAATTCAAAACAAATTATTAAATATGGGGAACTATATACAAGAACAGGTGCTTTAGACCATAAAGCATTAGTAAATTTTGTAAATAAAGAATATATGAATATTTGTGATTTTAAATTCACTTTGGAAGATTTTAATAATTACATTAATGAAGAAATTCCTCAGCATTTATCTAATATTTTGATTAGAGAGTATAGGAAAATGAGAGAATTTTTAGTAGAAAAATCTGGTAAATTACCAACTAATCTCTTTGAAAGAAGAGCAATTATTTCAGCTCTTGATGAAAAGTGACAAAATCATATTAATTTAATGGATAAATTAAGGCAAAGTGTAAATCTTGTTCAATACTCACAAAAAAATCCTTTTCAAACTTATACGGAAATTGGAACAAAACATTTTGAACAACTTGTCGAAGACATTGCAACTAATTCCTTAAAAATAATTATGAATAATCCTTCAGCAAAATTCCAAAATTTAGATGGTGATTTTAAAAATGAGCAAATTAAATTAGAAGATGGCTCAATTATTACTATTCCAGCAAACATTCCCTTTGATATTAAAGAGCAAATTATTTCAAAAGCAAAAGAATTATTAAAAGAAAGTGGAGAGAAGAGAAAAGTTTTTGAAAAAAACATCTTGAGCGATTTAAATTTAGTAGATGAGAAATTTAGAGATTCATCAAAATGATAATATGAAAAAATTTAAGATAATAGAAATTTTGAATGATTTCAAAGAATTTGAAATTCAAGCAAAATCATGATTTGATAGTTTACCAAAAAAATATAAAACCCAAGATTTAGGACTACTTCTATATGATCTTGAAATTTTTAATATTGAACTTTCACAAGGTCATTTCAAATTTGAATTGACACTTGAAAATTTTTCAGAACACCAAAAAACTTATTGTGATATTTCTTGTAAAAATTCTTATGAAGAATTACTTAAAACAAGTACAAAAAAAGATCATTTTCTTTTTGAAACTCTTCATATTCTCAAATCCCATTGAAATGAACATGTTGTTTGGGTATCAAAAAAAATTAATAAAAATTTTAATGACAAAAATATCACAAGTGATTTTGTAAGTTAACTAATTTTAAATTCACTTTTTCAAGGCCATAAGTTACTTAATATGTTTTATAATGGTGTAAAATTATTATATGAACTAAGTTTGTAAAATTTTTGTTAAAAGGAGGTTGAATTATGGAGTTCAACACATTTGAGAAGGAAACTTTTATTAAAAGTTTGAAAACAAGAACAATATTTCCTTTTTACATTAAAAATGTTAATGAAAAATTTTTTTCTAATTTAAATAATCATCAAAACAAAATATTTTTGAAAAAAATTCTTCCTAGAATTGAAAATGAATTAGAAAATGAAGAGCTTCAAGCAATAAAGACAATTGAAAATTTAGCTAAACCTGAAAAGATTTTAAGAATGATTAATTTAGCTTTAAAAAAAGTTGCTGCTCTAACAGGTACTCGTAACACAGAACTTTTTCAAAAAATTGGTAAAGATGAATTTAACGAACCTTTATTTATAAGAATTAAAGCCAATCATAATGATCTTGAAATCTTAGGAGATAAACACGAAGATTCTCGTTTTTCTTACGCAATAAATATTAATCGAGACAATTATTTATTTCCATTTATAGAACAAATTCAGCTAGCTTTTTATTTAGATCATGAAACTAATAGAATTTCAGGTGGATTTTCTTTAAATGTCGGAAATGATGAAACTGATTTGGATTTTAAAGAAAGTGTTGATAAAGTCTATTTTTATTCAATTATGAAAAAGTTTTGAACTGCTCAACTTTATCCTTTAACTTTAGATAATATCTTAAATATTGTTTATGACATTAATGGAACTAAATCAACAAATAAATCAAATTCAAAATTTAGTAATACAAATACAAAAAAATCTTCTCAAGGATATAGCAAAGATTGAGCTAAAGTTATCAATTTTGAACAAGTTTCCCTTGAAGAATTGCAAGATAACTGAAGAAAATTTATTGATAAAAAGTTTTTGAAATATAAATCATTTTCAAATGAAGAAAGAAAATTTTATGAAGACCAAGCTTTTTACATGATGATGATTACTAGTTTAGTAATGCTATATTTATTACAAGAAATTAACACTTATTTTACTTCTGAAAAACCTGAATTAATTTTAGGGCTTTTAAATAAACCAGCTAGATTGACAGATAATAAGGACCAAAATTATCAAGAAGATTTTAATGCTTTAACTTCTTATATTTATAAAAATTTTTATCTAAATGAAAAAAACTCAAAAAATATTAGAATTAAGAAAATTGATAGAGCCAAAGAATTAGTAGACTTTTTAACAGATTATTCTCAAGCAAATACTTCAGATATTTCTTTAAGTGATTTGGTTTCTTCTTTTGAAATTCTACCAAATACAAAAATTCAAATGCTTGATAGAAAATCTATACTAGAAGATTTGAATTTCAAGGCATTCTTTTTATTAATTGCCTTCCCAGAACTTTATAGTATCAGCCCTAATAATTCAACTTTAATTGAATATAGGCAACTTTTAAATTCATTAGATTCAAGTCAAAATATGTCCTTTTCAAACTCTATTATTGAAAATTTAGATGATTACATTACAGAAATAAATTATGATTATGCTTCATTTGTAACAACAAATTCAATTGTTATTTTGAAAAATAATGATCCAGTAAGTGTTGATGTTCAAAACAATAAAATTCTTGTTGTTAAAGACGAAAATAGAAGAGTTTACAATAATTATTTTTGGTCTGTGATTTATTTGCAATCCAAAATTTCAGAAAAAAATCATATTGAATTTGAAATTAATAGAATTTTGAATTCAGACATAAAATACAAATCATTTATCTTTAAAGAAGCAATCCAAAATTTAGATGATTTGCAATTTGACTGATATGACCATTTTTATGGATTACCCATTAAAAATATTATTCAAAAAATGGATAATGAAAATAACCTAAAAAACTCAATAGATATTTTGAGCTCTAAAATCAAAAAAGAAAATGAGGAAATCAAGCGCACAACTGAAAGAAATTATATTACTTTAGCTTTTGTTATTGCTGTTTTGATAGGTTTTTTTGATTTTATATCAATGGTATTTACAATTTTACCAAATACTTTAAAGTCTGTTTCTGATCCTTATATTTATACTTTTATTGGAATTGGAACATTTATTTTTTCTATTTTGATTTCAATTTTTGCTTTAACAATGGGCAAAAGATTAACAAACAAAAGAAAAGCAATTGAGTATGAGAAAAAGCAAAATCTTTAAAAAAACATCTATTACTAGATGTTTTTTTTAACCATTAAAATGATGTTCTTGGTCACTTAATAATTCATTAGGATATGAAAAAATAATATGAACATGAGTATGAAAAACAACTTGCCTTGCATCAGATTCATTATTTACATGCAATTGATATCCACTAGCCTTATTTTCTTTCATAAATTTTTTTGCTAATTTATTAGCAACCATCATTAAATTAATTAAATCTTCATCATCAATTGAAATTAAGTTTCTGCTAAAATTTTTAGGTACAACTAAAAAATGCCCTTTAGAAATTGGTTTAATATCTAAAAAAGCAATAGTCTTGCTGTCTTCATAAATAATTTTTGCTGGTACTTCCTTATTAATGATTTTTTGAAAAATTGTTTCTTGTTGCAACATAGTTATCCTTTTGTTAAAGTTTTAAAATACCTTCAGTTCTTGCTGCATCTAGTAAAGCTTGATTATTGTTTATTTCCAAAACATTTCCAAGTTTTACATAAAATGTTTTCATTTGATTGAAAATAGAAGTTCTATTTTGAGTAAAAAGCGAATAGTACAAATTTTCTTTTACAATTGCTCTATTATTATCTATTGTTTCTGCTCAAGGAGTATTAATAAAAGTAAATCTTGAAGAATTAACATTAAATAATGGTACCACTTTATTAAAATATGTAAGTGTAGCTGAAGAAGCTGTAACATTTATAGGAACAGAAGTAACTAGGTCGTCATTTATTAGAGATAAAATATTAGTTTCAGATAATAACCCTCCATATTTTAGATTTAAATTATCAGAAAAGACACTATTATCCAAACTTATTTGATTTATTATAGAATTTGTTTCAGAAGATTTTGTGTTTAATCTTATATTGAAATTCAGTTCTCTTAATGAATTTAAAATGCTTGAATTTTCTAAAATTCTTCTTACATCATTACTTAAATTTGCTCTAGCTAAATTTAAGTCTAATTTAACATTTAAATCAATTGAACTAGTGTTTACAATTCTAGATACTCTATTCAATTTAAAATTAAATACACTTCCTGCATTTTCACTTAAAGTAAAATTATCTTCTTTTAACAATGAGACATCAGTTATTTGATTATTATTTAAACTTATATTTAAATTTTGAACTTGAGTAGCAGCCTCTTCAAGATAAAATTTAACAATATTATTTCTCATTAATTCATTCAAGCTATAAATATTATTTGTTTTTGTAATATGAACAAAACCACTTTCAATTCTTGTAGCAGCTCTTAAAGTTGCGATATCATAATTGATTATTGGAGCTCCTGTATTTTGAAATGAAAATCCTCTATAATTTACAATGTTTGAACTACTATTTGATGATGTTGTAATATTAGGTAAATTATTTGCTGAAATATTTCAATTGATATTATCGTTTAAACCAATTAAAGATTCTAATTTTTGTTTTGTATTTAATGCTATATTATTATTTCTAAACAAAGCATTAAAGCCATTTTCACCTTCAATTGTATTAATATTAGTATTCAAAAAATTATTTGTATTTTGAGTTTGGTTAAATTCTCATCTTTCAGAAACTTGATTTTCTAATAAATATTTAATTAACAAAAAATTTGGATTTGAAACATCAATTGATTCTAAAATGGTTTTTGCATTTGATGTTCCCGAAGCTCCAATTACAGTATTATAATCTGTTCCGTTTTTTATATTATTTTCAGTTTGCTTTGAAAAATAATGCTTAGCCAAAATCATTTGATTGATTGTGTTAGAAATTGTACTTTGATTAATATTATACATTTGTACAAAAATGTTTGTTCCTAAAAAATTTAAATCACTTTTTGAGTAAGAATTATTATTTATAAATCCTGCTAAAGGTAAAGTTTTATCTCTTTCAGGGTTAAAATCAATAATTGAAATCCCATTTCTTTCTAAAGTATTACTTTTAAACTCAATTCAAAAACTTTTATTTTGCTGAATTTGAATTGCTTGATAAAAATTTCAAGCACTTACAGCATCATTTCTAAAGTTTATAAATGCAGAAGAATTATTAGAAAAAGTAAAAACTGTTTCGGCATCATTTCATGTTCCTTTAAATGCATTTTGTACATCGATTGAGGGCTCATTTGTAGTTTTTGGAAATTCAACATTTAAGTTTGCATTTAATATTCCATTAACTCATGTTTGCAAAACAGCAGCTCTAGCTTGCTCTGTTGTTAATGAAGCACTAACATTAATGTCTTGTACATTTGTGCTACATGCAACAACAACTAATGAAGTTGATAAAATTGCTGGAGTTGCAATTGAAAGTAAAAGTCTTTTTTTCATTTTTTTCCTTAATTTATTATAACTTTGAATTCAAAACTCTTAGTTATACTTGATTCTTTATTTGTAGAATTTATATTATTTGAAAAATCATTTGTTGCAATATTTGCTTCAATAACAATTTTATATTCTCCTCTTTGTAAAGTAGATCCATTTACTAAAGAAAGTTCAAATTGTGTTTTTTGTTTTCCAATTTCATTTGTTCTGGAATTTGCAACAATAAGCAAATTAAATAGATTTGACAAATTATTTGGATTGTTTTCAACAAAAACACTTTTTATATCCAATAAATTAGGGTCATAAAAATTAAGATTTGAATTCGAATCTAAATTTATATTGTAAATATTTTGTTCTAAAATTATTGATGTAAAATTAACTAAATTACCTTCAAATAAAATATCTGATCCATTTAATGAATTTAAAGTAATAACATTTGTTGCATGTTGTGTAATTGTATTGATTGTTGTTGTTATAGCATCTAACGGAGAATTATTATTTTGAATTATTCATTGATTATTTTTAAAAATATAGTTTTCTTTCAAATTACTATTTATTTGAGAATTAATATAATCATTAATTTTAGTTTGTACATTAATTGATCTATTTGTTTCTGCACTATTTATAAAACTTCTTAGAGTTTCAATTGCATTGTTAATATCTTTATCTAAGAATTTTGTTGGGCTAGAAGTTGTTAATGAAGTGTTATTTTGTAATAATAAAAATTTTCTAAACTCAACTGTTTCTTCGGTATTTGAACTTAAAAAATTAAATAGAATTCTTTGATCAGAATTTGCTGTATTAATATTAGCTATTGAGTTTTGAGTAGCAAAAATATTATCAGAATTAAAAGTTATATTTTGATTTGTTGCAAAAGTAGTATTTGCACTTAATTGCAAGTCATCTTTAATTGCACTTAAATATGAATCTATAGAATTAAAAT encodes the following:
- the hinT gene encoding histidine triad protein HinT codes for the protein MLQQETIFQKIINKEVPAKIIYEDSKTIAFLDIKPISKGHFLVVPKNFSRNLISIDDEDLINLMMVANKLAKKFMKENKASGYQLHVNNESDARQVVFHTHVHIIFSYPNELLSDQEHHFNG
- the tig gene encoding trigger factor — its product is MTKTEINKKDWEINVVVSSEKKLWKAKQDLALSNLAKTLKIKGFRPGKASVEAAKKHLNPEQIQEEAVKLIANDLVKIASESIDESYIVLDSPIYEVEKMSDAELDLKFSYPIYPEFKIKNYKSLKVTLSRAKVSKEDVDSEIEKIREKNALLIKKTKDQGKVAKTDTVNIDYVGKIDGEEFDGGKASSHELVIGSKSFIDNFEDQLIGFKSGDKVEVKVSFPDDYHSSKFAGKKAIFDVKINDVFTKEKPVKNDDLVKFLNNPKLKTLAEMENYFKDLIKNEKDEKSKASFKKDIFEKIMNENEIPVPRLILMKETTNAIREFEKDVKKYGFTVEKYLKMLNMNSKDFVTNLNKESELKLKEALIYTEISKLEKIEAQPEDYDVKYKKFAKLYNVSLDSVKSMITQQQAQVAIVNEKILEFLIKHNAIEKNSVGEEPKLSTTKKVVEPTEEKTRKDSKMSTKKPAAKPAAKPAAATKKPVKK
- a CDS encoding HinT-interacting membrane complex lipoprotein P60, with amino-acid sequence MKKRLLLSIATPAILSTSLVVVACSTNVQDINVSASLTTEQARAAVLQTWVNGILNANLNVEFPKTTNEPSIDVQNAFKGTWNDAETVFTFSNNSSAFINFRNDAVSAWNFYQAIQIQQNKSFWIEFKSNTLERNGISIIDFNPERDKTLPLAGFINNNSYSKSDLNFLGTNIFVQMYNINQSTISNTINQMILAKHYFSKQTENNIKNGTDYNTVIGASGTSNAKTILESIDVSNPNFLLIKYLLENQVSERWEFNQTQNTNNFLNTNINTIEGENGFNALFRNNNIALNTKQKLESLIGLNDNINWNISANNLPNITTSSNSSSNIVNYRGFSFQNTGAPIINYDIATLRAATRIESGFVHITKTNNIYSLNELMRNNIVKFYLEEAATQVQNLNISLNNNQITDVSLLKEDNFTLSENAGSVFNFKLNRVSRIVNTSSIDLNVKLDLNLARANLSNDVRRILENSSILNSLRELNFNIRLNTKSSETNSIINQISLDNSVFSDNLNLKYGGLLSETNILSLINDDLVTSVPINVTASSATLTYFNKVVPLFNVNSSRFTFINTPWAETIDNNRAIVKENLYYSLFTQNRTSIFNQMKTFYVKLGNVLEINNNQALLDAARTEGILKL
- a CDS encoding MPN338 family protein yields the protein MEFNTFEKETFIKSLKTRTIFPFYIKNVNEKFFSNLNNHQNKIFLKKILPRIENELENEELQAIKTIENLAKPEKILRMINLALKKVAALTGTRNTELFQKIGKDEFNEPLFIRIKANHNDLEILGDKHEDSRFSYAININRDNYLFPFIEQIQLAFYLDHETNRISGGFSLNVGNDETDLDFKESVDKVYFYSIMKKFWTAQLYPLTLDNILNIVYDINGTKSTNKSNSKFSNTNTKKSSQGYSKDWAKVINFEQVSLEELQDNWRKFIDKKFLKYKSFSNEERKFYEDQAFYMMMITSLVMLYLLQEINTYFTSEKPELILGLLNKPARLTDNKDQNYQEDFNALTSYIYKNFYLNEKNSKNIRIKKIDRAKELVDFLTDYSQANTSDISLSDLVSSFEILPNTKIQMLDRKSILEDLNFKAFFLLIAFPELYSISPNNSTLIEYRQLLNSLDSSQNMSFSNSIIENLDDYITEINYDYASFVTTNSIVILKNNDPVSVDVQNNKILVVKDENRRVYNNYFWSVIYLQSKISEKNHIEFEINRILNSDIKYKSFIFKEAIQNLDDLQFDWYDHFYGLPIKNIIQKMDNENNLKNSIDILSSKIKKENEEIKRTTERNYITLAFVIAVLIGFFDFISMVFTILPNTLKSVSDPYIYTFIGIGTFIFSILISIFALTMGKRLTNKRKAIEYEKKQNL
- the secA gene encoding preprotein translocase subunit SecA, with product MKFLKNIKSLEFRLAESMLKSINDLKEKYLAFSDEELKNMTNVFKEKLKKNVSLESIRIDAFAVAREATFRVLKKRPYDVQMIGGLILDFGSVAEMKTGEGKTITSIAPVYLNALKGSGVIVSTVNEYLAERDAAEMGEVFKWLGLSVGLNKANMPSNLKRAAYKCDITYSVHSELGFDYLRDNMVNSFEEKVQRDLNFALIDEVDSILIDEAKTPLIISGGKSDEVSLYAVTDQFVRTLDHVDYAIDEETKAINLTAQGIEKTKKFFNFNSLYNLENSELIHRLQNALRAHKVMKKDVEYVVLNGKIELVDTFTGRIMEGRSYSEGLQQAIQAKELVEIDPETKTLATITYQNFFRLFKKLSGMTGTGKTEEQEFIDIYNMRVTEIPTNVPIARIDHPEKVYVTFQAKYKAVVEEIKRLHAKKQPILVGTSQVEESEYLHQLLLKENLPHTVLNAKQNKNEADIIAKAGIAGAITIATNMAGRGTDIKPDAESLKQGGLFVLGTDKSEARRIDNQLKGRSGRQGDVGESRFFISIDDQLIRRFSLQDKWKEIFAEYKDNEIIDKQIKKAFDKAQRKIEGFNYDNRKNVLNYDDVIRQQRDIIYSQRDSILLQDDLSLVVEKMIQRNSKQIIKYGELYTRTGALDHKALVNFVNKEYMNICDFKFTLEDFNNYINEEIPQHLSNILIREYRKMREFLVEKSGKLPTNLFERRAIISALDEKWQNHINLMDKLRQSVNLVQYSQKNPFQTYTEIGTKHFEQLVEDIATNSLKIIMNNPSAKFQNLDGDFKNEQIKLEDGSIITIPANIPFDIKEQIISKAKELLKESGEKRKVFEKNILSDLNLVDEKFRDSSKW